From one Formosa sediminum genomic stretch:
- the topA gene encoding type I DNA topoisomerase, with translation MAKNLVIVESPAKAKTIEKFLGKDYKVESSFGHIADLPSKELGVDVEGDFSPKYEVSSDKKSVVKKLRDLSKKAEMVWLASDEDREGEAIAWHLAETLKLDKAKTKRIVFHEITKSAIQKAIENPRGIDYHLVDAQQARRVLDRIVGYELSPVLWRKVKGGLSAGRVQSVSVRLIVEREREIQEFKAEASYRIDAEFSNEEGQTFKAKLPKTFASKADAFKFLEQNANADFKVSDLEKKPAKKSPAAPFTTSTLQQEAARKLYFSVSKTMTMAQRLYEAGLITYMRTDSVNLSDEARKGAKAEIENAYGKKYAKERNYKGKAKGAQEAHEAIRPTDFALHTVDIDRDQARLYELIWKRAIASQMSEAQLERTNVKISASTHKELFSANGEVITFDGFLKVYLEGTDDEDSEQEGMLPAMKVNETLLNEYITATERYTRPPYRYTEASLVKKLEELGIGRPSTYAPTISTIQNRNYVEKGTVEGVEREYTQLTLKEGAVKDKLLTEKVGSDKGKLVPTDIGMIVTDFLVNHFESILDYNFTAKVEEDFDDIAEGKENWTEMMKEFYVKFHPHVKDVQENADRESGERILGTDPKTGRQVSVRLGKFGPMAQIGAAEEDDKIFASLSPDQQLNTITFEEALDLFKLPKDLGTYEGEPVVVNNGRFGPYIKFGDAYVSLPKGVDALSVELDDAIVLIKEKQKADAPIYMYDGLPVQKGKGRFGPFIKWNNMFINVNKKYDWDNLSDDDIVTLIKEKIQKEIDKVVHNWEEEGIRVEKARWGRHNVIKGKVKVELDKTVDATKITLDEAKAMIEAKTPKRKTAAKKKATAKKKTTTAKKK, from the coding sequence ATGGCGAAGAATTTAGTAATAGTGGAGTCCCCTGCAAAGGCGAAAACGATCGAAAAATTTTTAGGTAAAGATTATAAAGTAGAGTCTAGTTTTGGTCATATTGCCGATTTGCCTTCTAAAGAATTAGGTGTAGATGTAGAAGGTGATTTTAGTCCGAAATACGAGGTGTCTTCCGATAAGAAATCAGTTGTTAAAAAGCTAAGAGATTTGTCTAAGAAAGCCGAAATGGTTTGGCTAGCAAGTGATGAGGATCGCGAAGGAGAAGCTATAGCATGGCATTTGGCAGAGACTTTAAAATTAGATAAAGCTAAAACAAAACGTATTGTTTTTCATGAAATTACTAAATCGGCTATACAAAAAGCAATTGAAAATCCGCGTGGTATAGATTACCATTTGGTAGATGCCCAACAAGCTCGACGTGTTTTAGATAGAATTGTAGGATACGAATTATCTCCAGTGTTATGGCGAAAGGTAAAAGGCGGATTATCTGCCGGACGTGTACAATCTGTGTCTGTAAGATTAATTGTAGAGCGTGAACGCGAAATACAAGAGTTTAAAGCCGAGGCATCTTACCGTATAGATGCAGAATTCTCTAATGAAGAGGGGCAAACCTTTAAAGCTAAATTACCAAAAACATTTGCCTCAAAAGCCGACGCATTTAAATTTTTAGAACAAAATGCTAATGCAGATTTTAAAGTTTCAGATTTAGAAAAAAAGCCAGCTAAAAAATCGCCCGCTGCACCATTTACAACATCAACACTACAGCAAGAAGCAGCGAGAAAACTGTATTTTTCGGTAAGTAAAACCATGACTATGGCACAACGTTTATACGAAGCCGGTTTAATTACTTATATGAGAACCGATAGTGTAAACTTATCTGACGAAGCACGAAAAGGAGCTAAAGCAGAAATTGAAAATGCTTACGGAAAAAAATATGCTAAAGAGCGTAATTATAAAGGTAAAGCAAAAGGAGCACAAGAAGCTCACGAAGCAATACGTCCAACAGATTTTGCATTACACACCGTAGATATAGATAGAGATCAAGCCCGTTTATACGAGCTAATTTGGAAACGTGCCATAGCTTCGCAAATGAGTGAAGCGCAATTAGAACGTACCAATGTTAAAATATCGGCTTCTACACATAAAGAATTATTTTCTGCAAACGGGGAAGTTATAACTTTCGATGGCTTTTTAAAAGTATACTTAGAAGGTACAGACGATGAAGATTCTGAACAAGAAGGAATGTTACCTGCTATGAAAGTTAACGAAACGCTTCTTAACGAATATATTACTGCTACAGAACGTTATACACGACCACCTTATAGATATACAGAAGCTTCTTTAGTTAAGAAACTTGAAGAATTAGGTATTGGTCGTCCGTCTACTTATGCGCCAACAATTTCTACAATCCAAAATAGAAATTATGTAGAAAAAGGTACTGTAGAAGGTGTCGAGCGTGAATACACACAACTTACGCTAAAAGAAGGTGCTGTTAAAGACAAGCTACTTACAGAAAAGGTAGGTTCAGATAAAGGGAAGTTAGTCCCAACAGATATCGGAATGATTGTAACCGACTTTTTAGTAAATCATTTTGAAAGTATTTTAGATTACAATTTTACAGCAAAAGTTGAAGAAGACTTTGATGATATAGCAGAAGGAAAAGAGAATTGGACAGAGATGATGAAAGAATTCTATGTTAAATTTCATCCTCATGTAAAAGATGTTCAAGAAAATGCAGACCGCGAATCTGGAGAACGTATTTTAGGAACAGACCCTAAAACTGGGCGCCAAGTTAGTGTGCGTTTAGGTAAATTTGGACCAATGGCTCAAATAGGCGCAGCCGAAGAAGACGATAAAATATTTGCAAGTTTGTCGCCAGACCAACAATTAAATACTATAACTTTCGAAGAGGCCTTGGATTTATTTAAGTTACCTAAAGATTTAGGAACTTATGAAGGGGAACCTGTGGTTGTAAATAATGGTCGTTTTGGACCATATATTAAATTTGGAGATGCCTATGTGTCTTTACCAAAAGGTGTCGATGCTTTAAGTGTAGAGTTAGATGATGCTATTGTTTTAATTAAAGAAAAACAAAAAGCAGATGCACCTATATATATGTATGATGGTTTACCTGTACAAAAAGGAAAAGGACGTTTTGGACCCTTTATTAAATGGAACAATATGTTTATTAACGTAAACAAAAAATATGATTGGGATAATTTATCTGATGATGATATAGTGACGTTAATAAAAGAAAAAATCCAGAAAGAAATTGATAAAGTTGTTCATAACTGGGAAGAAGAAGGTATTCGTGTAGAAAAAGCCCGTTGGGGAAGGCATAATGTTATAAAAGGAAAAGTAAAGGTTGAATTAGACAAAACTGTTGATGCAACAAAGATAACATTAGACGAAGCAAAGGCGATGATAGAAGCTAAAACTCCAAAGCGTAAAACTGCAGCTAAAAAGAAAGCGACAGCTAAGAAAAAGACAACCACTGCAAAAAAGAAATAA